The Primulina eburnea isolate SZY01 unplaced genomic scaffold, ASM2296580v1 ctg3_ERROPOS2889059, whole genome shotgun sequence genome includes a region encoding these proteins:
- the LOC140821050 gene encoding agamous-like MADS-box protein AGL62, with product MLIAKDNSTTALKRKTTQGRKKIEIKKIENLSNWQVTFSKRRVGLFKKASELCILSGAEIAIIVHSLGKHVFAFGHQTTDVVVARFRKDMSEPGSGGESWENCASTTKAREFNKHCMDMCKELEAEKKRKELIEVQKRTAEGYGLWAQRGRRVLVGRSSGFYGCGGAGAIHGSL from the coding sequence ATGTTGATTGCAAAGGACAACAGCACCACCGCGTTGAAGAGGAAGACCACCCAAGGTCGGAAAAAgattgaaatcaagaaaatcgaGAACCTGAGCAACTGGCAAGTAACATTCTCCAAGCGGCGCGTGGGACTGTTCAAGAAAGCAAGCGAGCTCTGCATCCTCAGCGGCGCAGAAATAGCCATTATCGTCCACTCGCTCGGGAAGCACGTGTTTGCATTCGGACATCAAACAACGGATGTCGTGGTCGCCCGCTTCCGGAAAGACATGTCGGAGCCCGGAAGCGGCGGCGAGAGTTGGGAGAACTGCGCATCCACAACAAAGGCACGGGAGTTTAACAAGCATTGTATGGATATGTGCAAGGAGCTGGAGGCGGAGAAGAAGCGGAAGGAGTTGATCGAAGTGCAGAAGAGGACTGCGGAGGGCTATGGGCTATGGGCACAACGTGGGAGGAGGGTTCTGGTGGGACGATCTAGTGGATTCTATGGATGTGGAGGAGCTGGAGCAATACATGGCAGCCTTTAG